The Acidimicrobiia bacterium genome contains the following window.
CGCGCATCGCGAGCGCGGCCTCCGCATCCGCGAGCGTGATGCGCGTGCGGCCGTCCTCCACGGTGAGCCCGGCGGCGACCTCGAGCGACGTGAGCACGTGGCGGGCGTCGCCCTCGGCGCGGTCGACGAGGTGGTGGCGCGCGTCGTCGTCGATGGCGAGGTGGTCCTGGCCGAGCCCACGGTCGACGTCGCCGAGCGCGCGGTCGACGAGGCCGGCGAGATCGTCCTCGGTGAGCGGGTCGAGCCGGAACAGCGTCGACCGGCTGAGCAGCGGCGCCGTCAGGGAGAAGAAGGGGTTCTCGGTCGTCGCCCCCACGAGGACGAGCAGGCCCTCCTCGACGTGCGGGAGGAGGGCGTCCTGCTGGGTGCGGTTGAAGCGGTGCACCTCGTCGAGGAACAGGATCGTGCCGCGGCCGTGCTCGCCGAGGCGGGCCCGGGCCCGTTCGACGACCTCACGCACCTCCTTCACGCCGGCCGTCACCGCGCTGAGCGGTTCGAACCCCTTGTCGGTGACGCCCGCGATGAGGCGGGCGATCGTCGTCTTCCCGGTGCCCGGCGGGCCCCAGAGGATGACCGACGTGAGCCGGTCCGACTCGATGAGCGTGCGCAACGGGCGGCCGGGACCGAGGAGGTGCTGCTGGCCAACGACCTCGTCGAGGCTCCGGGGCCGGAGCCGCGCCGCGAGCGGTGCCCGCTGCTCGAGCCGCCGCTGCACCGCACTCGCGAACAGGTCCTCCGCCATCCGAACGATCGTACGGGCCGAACCCCCCACCCGCCCTCCGTTGCGTTGGGACGGTTCTGCGGCTATGCGCCGCGTTTCTGTCCCAACGCCGCGAGGGTTGCGGTCACGGTGCGGACGATCTGCGCGTCGGAGAACTCCGAGGTGAAACGCAAGACGGTCCAGCCGGCGACGACCAGGTCGTTCGCACGCGAACGGTCGCGGTCGAACGCGCTGCGGTGACGGTGCGGCTCGAAGCCGTCGACCTCGATCGCGAGCTTGTCCGCCGGGTACGCGAGGTCGAGACGGCAACGCCGCGATGCCACGGCGACCTCGTGCTGCTGGACGGGTTCCGGAAGCCCGGCCGCGACGATGGCCCGAAGCACGCGCAGCTCGAGCGCGCTGTCACCCGGGTCGTATCCGTCGACGCGTTGGGCCAGTACGGACCGAATCCGGGTCGGCTTCCGGCCCCGCGCACCGGGAAGCCCAGCGACACAGCGCTGCAGCTCGCGCAAGGTCAGGGTCCCGCGCCGAAGCGCGTCGTCGGTGATGATCCCGAGCTGGGCTACCGAGAGGCGCCCGGACAGGTCCACGAGCGTCCGTGCGACCGTCGTGACCGGGATCCCGTTCCGGACGGTGTGCTCCTCGCTCAGGAACGCGACCGTTCGGTGCGCCCGAATGCCGGGAAGGCGAGCACGCCGTCGGCGGTCGGTGCTGATCTCGGTCGTCTCGCGCTCGAGATTCGGCAAGCCCCACACCACCGCTGCGGTCGTGTGCGAAGCGACCGCACCGGGTCCGGCGGCGAGGATGGCGGACACGACCGACTGCTCCCACGTTGCGGGCGCGCCGACGACTGCGTACACGCCGTGTCGGACCCGGCGACAC
Protein-coding sequences here:
- a CDS encoding replication-associated recombination protein A; protein product: MAEDLFASAVQRRLEQRAPLAARLRPRSLDEVVGQQHLLGPGRPLRTLIESDRLTSVILWGPPGTGKTTIARLIAGVTDKGFEPLSAVTAGVKEVREVVERARARLGEHGRGTILFLDEVHRFNRTQQDALLPHVEEGLLVLVGATTENPFFSLTAPLLSRSTLFRLDPLTEDDLAGLVDRALGDVDRGLGQDHLAIDDDARHHLVDRAEGDARHVLTSLEVAAGLTVEDGRTRITLADAEAALAMRAIRYGDDEHYDIVSAFIKSIRGSDVDAGLYWLARMLEAGEDARFIARRLVILASEDVGMADPQALLVADAAARAVEFVGLPEAQLNLAHAVVYLATAPKSNAVITALGAARADVREQPLGAVPPHLRDAHYKSAARLGHGKGYLYPHDDPRGWVEQEYRPPEVAASRYFRPSGHGADTDRDIPAWVERESAGGDRDAQESAGGDPGE
- a CDS encoding type IV toxin-antitoxin system AbiEi family antitoxin domain-containing protein; protein product: MGGADLLSHAGRQHGLFTTAEADERGVSRAVLERWCDSGACRRVRHGVYAVVGAPATWEQSVVSAILAAGPGAVASHTTAAVVWGLPNLERETTEISTDRRRRARLPGIRAHRTVAFLSEEHTVRNGIPVTTVARTLVDLSGRLSVAQLGIITDDALRRGTLTLRELQRCVAGLPGARGRKPTRIRSVLAQRVDGYDPGDSALELRVLRAIVAAGLPEPVQQHEVAVASRRCRLDLAYPADKLAIEVDGFEPHRHRSAFDRDRSRANDLVVAGWTVLRFTSEFSDAQIVRTVTATLAALGQKRGA